The sequence below is a genomic window from Sneathiella sp. P13V-1.
TACCCCAAAAGCCTGAAAAACAGCCAATTCCGCAACCATCAAAAGCGCAAAAGGCGGAAATTTTGGAGGTCGTGAGCTCCGTTCAGGATCAAGATCTACGCGATCGATTAGCCCATTTGGGAGGGCTGCTCAAAGCCCGAAACCAGCAACCAAGATCGAAATAAACTTTTAATAACATATAGTTACTTAGAAATCAGCGATACATCAGAAAAGTTTGAGGAATCAGAAATGAAAAGATATAATGACACAACATCTAGTATGAAAGGTAGTGAATTGGCGATTTCACGTCGACATTTTGTGTCTTCCTCTTTGATTGCACCAGCCGCAATTGGTGTTGCAGGCAGCATGTTCGCGTCAAAAGCGCAGGCTGGCGTTATGGATATCACAGAGGATGACATGGTGCTCGGCGACGAAAACGCACCTATCACAATCGTGGAATATGCGTCATTGACATGCGGTCACTGTGCAAACTTCCACAACAATACGTTTCCAAAGCTCGAGGAAGACTTCATTAAAACTGGCAAAGCCAAACTGATTTACCGGGACTTCCCGTTGGACCGTTACGCATTTCAGGCCTCTGTCCTCGCCCATACAGCAGGTGAGAAACTTTTCTTTCCTGTCCTGAAGATGTTGTTTGCTGAACAGGATGACTGGGCTGGCAATCCAAATGAAACAACTGAAAAGCTGATTGCAATCGGCCGCAAAGTTGGCATTTCTCGCGCCCGCTTCGAAGAAGCCTTGAAAGATCAGAAGCTGGGCGAAGCGATCTTGACGGACCGAATGGTTGGGGCGAACGAGTATAACGTGCGCGGCACCCCTACTCTCTTTATCAATGGCGATCTTTATGAAGGTAACTGGTCAAATTACGACGAGTTCTCTTCTGATCTGAAAGAACTGATCGCATAAAACCATGATGGAGGGGCCGTGAAATTTTCTCAATTACGTCTGTCAGGCTTCAAATCTTTTGTTGAACCAACAGAACTTTTGATTAAAGACGGCCTCACCGGCATCGTCGGGCCCAATGGATGTGGTAAGTCCAATCTGGTCGAGGCCCTGCGTTGGGTGATGGGGGAAACCTCCGCCAAGAATATGCGTGGCGGTGCCATGGATGATGTCATCTTCGCGGGCACCACCAGCCGCCCTGCGAAAAACGCAGCTGAAGTTACACTTGGCCTTGATAACAAAGACCGAACTGCACCGCCAAGCTATAACGAGAATGAAGAACTGGACGTTACCAGACGTATCCGGCGCGATACAGGCTCTGACTATCGCATTAACGGCAAAGTCACGCGCGCCCGTGACGTGCAGTTGTTATTTGCCGATATGGCAACGGGCGCAAACTCAACAGCCATCGTTAGTCAAGGCCGTGTGGGGTCGTTGATCAACGCCAAGCCAAAGGATCGCCGTCACTTGCTAGAAGAAGCCGCAGGTATTTCAGGGCTTCATTCCCGCCGTCATGAGGCGGAACTTCGCCTTCGTGCCGCAGAAGGAAATCTGGAACGGGTCGATGACGTCACGGGACAACTTGAAGTACAACTGGGTAGTTTAAAACGTCAGGCACGACAGGCCACACGCTATCGCAATATTTCTGGACATATCCGCACGGCGGAGGCGCTTCTTTATCTGAAACGACAGGAGATTGCCGAAGCTGCGCTGACAGAAGCCAAAGAAAAATATAAAGAGGCCAGCAGTGCTGTGGCAGAGCTGACGAAGCATGTGGCCCTTGCGCAAAATGCATCGCTTAAAGCCGGCGAAGCCCTTTCCCCTCTTCGCGAAGCCGAAGCGGCGACAACAGCCAAGTTGCAACGCCTGACGTTAGAGAAAGAACAAATCACCAGCGAAGAAGAGCGTATTCAGAAGACCAAGAAACAGCTTGAGGACCGAAAAAACCAGATCCAGAGCGATATGGAACGTGAAAAAACGCTGGAACAAGAAGCTGAAGAAGCGCTTGTGCGTCTGGAAAAAGAAGAAAAAGAAATTGTGGCACTTACGGCAACTACAAAGCCGGAAATCGAAAAAAGCAATGCCTTGATTTCTGAAAAACAACAACTGGTGCGCGAAACCCAGCAGGCACTGGATCATAAAACAGAAAGCCTCGCAGAAGAACGTGCGCGTCAAAACGCCTTGGAGCAACAGATACGCAATCTGGAGCAAAATCAGGAACGTCTTCAGAACCGGAAAAAAGAAACTGATAAAGAAATTCTGATTCTGCAAAATCAGCTCGCCAATATGGAAACCACTGACAACGCCTCCGATGAACTCAAAGGCCTGATTGCAAAACTGGACGATCTTAGTGTCCAGATTGAGAGCGCGGAAGAGAAACGTCAGGAAGCAGATCGTATTGAGCGCTCCCTTCGCGACAAACTTCGCCAGCAGGAAAAAGATCTAACAGCAACTGAGACCGAGATTAAAACTCTAGAGCGCATGATTGATCAGGGCCGCGATGGCAACTGGCGCCCTGTTGCGGATAATCTGAAAGTAAAAAGCGGGTATGAAAAGGCGCTCGGCGCGGCCCTTGGCGATGACCTGGATGCCCCGACCGATAACGGGGCGCCGTCCTTCTGGCAGATACGTGATGATTGCAAGATCTCTGCATCCGGATCATCGCTTCCAACTCTTGATCAATATGTAAAGGGATCGGATGAGCTTCACCTTCGCCTGAAGCATATTCTTGTGGCAGGAACTGTCGAGGAAGCTGCGAACGAGGCCTCAAATTTGTTGCCCGGATATCGTATCGTCACCAAGGAAGGTGACCTGTGGCGCTGGGATGGATATTCCCAAAAAGCGAGCGCCAAAACGGCAGCGACCATTCGGCTTGAGCAGAAAAACAGACTGCAGGAACTGCAAGCGGAGTTGGAAGAGAAATCACGCGCCACCTCTGCCATGGCAACTGAGCTTGAAGGAGCAGAGGAAAATCTGCAACTCCTTAAACAGCAGGAGCAGGAAGCCCGCGGCGCACGCCGTGATCTGGAAAAGCAACGGAACCAATTACAGTCGAAGGTTGCCGAGCAACAACGCGCCCTTAATGCAAAAACATCTCGTCTTGAAAGCCTTCAGGAAACCCAAAAAGAACAGGAAGTTGAGATCACTGACAGCGCTGGCAGCCTTAAGACCGCACGTGAAGACAGAACATCGCTTCCGGATTTGAGCGAATCACAAGCTGAAATTGAGCGCATGAAAAGCACACTGCGCGAATCTCGTGATGAAATAGGCGGGATGAGAAGCCGTTTGGACAGTAAAATCCGAGAAATGGCAATTAAGGAAGACCGCTTAAAATCAATCGCGTCGGAAAAAGAAAGCTGGCGTCGACGTGTGGCCAGCATGGCTGATCATTTCTCACAATTGGAAATTCGATTCTCCAGCACCGAACAGGATCTGGAAGCGCTAGAGAACAAACCGCAAGAACTCGCCCAGAAACGTGGTCAGATCATGGATGAACTGGCCCGCGCAGAAGGCGCGCGCGCACAAGCACGCGAGCATGTGGAAGAGGCCGAAGCTGTAAAAAACCAATGCGAAAGTGCGCTAAGGGAAGCTGAACATGCGCTTGGTCGCTGCCGCGAGGAGCGCGTGCGTTATGAGGCGGACAAGGAACATTGCGAAAGCGACATTCAATCTCTGGCACAACAAATTGCAGAGAAACTGGATTGCGCCCCAAAAGATATTCGACCCGCCTGCCAGATCAATCAGGAAGAAGAACTTCCGCCTATTGATGTAAGTGAGCGGAAAGTCGAGCGTTTAAAGAAAGAACGCGACGGCATGGGGCCCGTGAACCTTCGGGCTGAGATTGAAGCCGAAGAAGTTAATGAGCAACTGGAGACACTCCTGAATGAGCGTCAGGACCTTGAAGAAGCCATTGCTCGCTTACGGCAGGGAATTGCCAGCCTCAATAAGGAAGGCCGCGAACGACTGCTTGTCGCCTTCAAAAAAGTGGATGAACATTTTCAGACGCTATTCAAGGAAGTGTTCGGCGGTGGTTACGCCCATTTAAAACTAACCGAATCAGAAGACCCGCTGGCAGCCGGTCTTGAGATTATGGCTAGCCCGCCAGGCAAACGACTACAGCTGATGTCCTTGTTGTCGGGCGGGGAACAGGCCCTAACTGCTGTAGCCTTGCTTTTTGCTGTATTTTTGACCAATCCTGCTCCAATCTGTGTACTGGATGAGGTGGACGCCCCGCTGGACGATGTGAATGTGGAACGGCTCTGTAATCTTCTGGATACCATTTCAAAGGATTCGGCGACCCGATTCCTTGTAGTTACCCACCATCCTATCACCATGGCACGAATGGATCGCCTATTCGGTGTCACCATGGCGGAACGCGGAATTTCTCAATTGGTGTCTGTTGATCTGACAAGGGCACAATTAATGACAAATGAGGTCGCCTAAGCGCTTCGGGATCGGTTATTTCATGCCAGTTTGCCACAATATTCCAAACCTTACGAACAGGGCATGTTTGGACCTTGACAGCCTGATAGCCAGACCGTATGTTTCCCGCGCTTTCAGTAGGGGAACCGATATGTCATTAATTTTTCGTGAAAATGAAAAAAAATGACTGAACCGACCCCAAAGGAGAAAGAAGAATTTAGAGCTCGGCTTGAAAAGGCACGCCAGCAACACGAAAGTGGAACCTGGGACGGACGCCTGAAAGTGGAGCGAACCGGCGCA
It includes:
- a CDS encoding DsbA family protein, whose protein sequence is MKRYNDTTSSMKGSELAISRRHFVSSSLIAPAAIGVAGSMFASKAQAGVMDITEDDMVLGDENAPITIVEYASLTCGHCANFHNNTFPKLEEDFIKTGKAKLIYRDFPLDRYAFQASVLAHTAGEKLFFPVLKMLFAEQDDWAGNPNETTEKLIAIGRKVGISRARFEEALKDQKLGEAILTDRMVGANEYNVRGTPTLFINGDLYEGNWSNYDEFSSDLKELIA
- the smc gene encoding chromosome segregation protein SMC, translated to MKFSQLRLSGFKSFVEPTELLIKDGLTGIVGPNGCGKSNLVEALRWVMGETSAKNMRGGAMDDVIFAGTTSRPAKNAAEVTLGLDNKDRTAPPSYNENEELDVTRRIRRDTGSDYRINGKVTRARDVQLLFADMATGANSTAIVSQGRVGSLINAKPKDRRHLLEEAAGISGLHSRRHEAELRLRAAEGNLERVDDVTGQLEVQLGSLKRQARQATRYRNISGHIRTAEALLYLKRQEIAEAALTEAKEKYKEASSAVAELTKHVALAQNASLKAGEALSPLREAEAATTAKLQRLTLEKEQITSEEERIQKTKKQLEDRKNQIQSDMEREKTLEQEAEEALVRLEKEEKEIVALTATTKPEIEKSNALISEKQQLVRETQQALDHKTESLAEERARQNALEQQIRNLEQNQERLQNRKKETDKEILILQNQLANMETTDNASDELKGLIAKLDDLSVQIESAEEKRQEADRIERSLRDKLRQQEKDLTATETEIKTLERMIDQGRDGNWRPVADNLKVKSGYEKALGAALGDDLDAPTDNGAPSFWQIRDDCKISASGSSLPTLDQYVKGSDELHLRLKHILVAGTVEEAANEASNLLPGYRIVTKEGDLWRWDGYSQKASAKTAATIRLEQKNRLQELQAELEEKSRATSAMATELEGAEENLQLLKQQEQEARGARRDLEKQRNQLQSKVAEQQRALNAKTSRLESLQETQKEQEVEITDSAGSLKTAREDRTSLPDLSESQAEIERMKSTLRESRDEIGGMRSRLDSKIREMAIKEDRLKSIASEKESWRRRVASMADHFSQLEIRFSSTEQDLEALENKPQELAQKRGQIMDELARAEGARAQAREHVEEAEAVKNQCESALREAEHALGRCREERVRYEADKEHCESDIQSLAQQIAEKLDCAPKDIRPACQINQEEELPPIDVSERKVERLKKERDGMGPVNLRAEIEAEEVNEQLETLLNERQDLEEAIARLRQGIASLNKEGRERLLVAFKKVDEHFQTLFKEVFGGGYAHLKLTESEDPLAAGLEIMASPPGKRLQLMSLLSGGEQALTAVALLFAVFLTNPAPICVLDEVDAPLDDVNVERLCNLLDTISKDSATRFLVVTHHPITMARMDRLFGVTMAERGISQLVSVDLTRAQLMTNEVA